Proteins found in one Aspergillus chevalieri M1 DNA, chromosome 2, nearly complete sequence genomic segment:
- a CDS encoding uncharacterized protein (COG:L;~EggNog:ENOG410PGPZ;~InterPro:IPR000477,IPR000953,IPR036397,IPR023780, IPR012337,IPR041373,IPR043502,IPR041588,IPR001584, IPR016197,IPR043128;~PFAM:PF17917,PF17919,PF00078,PF00385,PF17921;~go_function: GO:0003676 - nucleic acid binding [Evidence IEA];~go_process: GO:0015074 - DNA integration [Evidence IEA]) gives MRGFDGPRDGLITEVAYFSMDVGGNKQQEMYAYIVPRIDGEDLILGLPWLYHQGVSIIANSPLGVPALRLANGDHVPSLQHEPDMEIHQVSAQSFRVWMDRRKKNHSVQIFTASMRDIEKALEVKHHSDPREKLPKQYHAWLEVFERKKADTLPPHRGPQVDHKIELVGKDEKGNTPEPPWGPLYNMSRGELLVLRKTLRELLDKQFIRVSDSPAAAPVLFVKKPGGGLRFCCDYRALNAISKKDRYPLPLINETLERIGKARWFTKLDVIAAFHKIRIAKGYEWLTAFRTRFGLFEWLVTPFGLANAPSTFQRYVNWTLQEFLDEFVSAYLDDILVFSSGSLQDHREKVSKVLQRLKDAGLQLDIDKCEFEVQSTKYLGFIIEAGKGIRMDPAKLSAIKDWTAPTSVRGVRSFLGFANFYRRFIRNFANITAPLTALTKKEAKFTWNSDADKAFNQLKEMFTTAPILTQFDPDRATVVEADSSGWATGGVLSQYDDNGVLRPCAFFSKKNSPAECNYEIHDKELLAIINCLKEWESELISTPKFIIITDHKNLRYFMKLRRLNERQMRWADILSRYDFYLQYRPGKLALTPDALSRRDQDMPNDPGDERLQMREKRLLDPNAFVETSECTICCVSAVQVDKSIQILPIHTSNGTTENENTTSDLEQQWSHAEAEDTTMPILCDAIRAGLPHFPPELGIRVSIGECELDSDGRILFRKRRWVPNNEPLRTRLMQEAHDSPLSGHPGSNALYSLLARQLFWPNMSADVKRFVKNCDQCGATNIWRDRRQGLLKPLPIPDRKWRELSMDFIEGLPESNGYSAILVIVDRLTKGTILIPCARTGSDYIVPKFLQHVVAYHGLPAAITSDRGSQFVGELWERMCSLLKINRRLSTAYHPQTDGQTERMNAVVESYLRNFCNFAQDNWSEILPMAQLAIANQTAASTGFSPFFLDHGFHLETLQLVEPVIEELQQSSSGSAGARIADKLKNALEVAQSELAAAQERQEQYANRYRNLAPHYKPGDKVWLALHNIRTSRPSKKLDVRQAKYTVLAQISPYAYRLNTPEGIHPVFHVDLLRPAANNPFPSQRNDDYQPPAVLVDGEEEYQVERILDYRQIRRGRGFQRQYLVKWTGYLHPEWTAAHNMENTAALDEWEQRHGSQSPVRDGDDS, from the coding sequence ATGCGAGGATTTGATGGTCCACGAGATGGTCTAATCACAGAAGTCGCCTATTTTTCTATGGACGTTGGTGGGAATAAACAACAGGaaatgtatgcatacattGTTCCCCGcattgatggtgaagacCTCATTCTTGGCCTACCTTGGCTTTACCACCAAGGAGTGTCCATTATTGCGAACAGCCCCCTGGGTGTACCTGCTCTACGTCTGGCCAATGGTGATCATGTCCCCTCGCTGCAGCATGAACCAGACATGGAGATCCATCAGGTCAGCGCTCAATCATTCAGGGTCTGGATGGATCGCCGCAAGAAAAACCATAGTGTACAGATATTTACTGCCAGCATGCGGGATATTGAGAAGGCCCTAGAGGTTAAACATCACTCTGACCCTAGAGAAAAGCTACCCAAGCAGTATCATGCCTGGTTAGAAGTGTTTGAACGGAAGAAGGCAGACACCTTGCCCCCACACCGTGGACCACAGGTGGATCACAAAATTGAGTTAGtagggaaggatgagaagggaaACACACCTGAACCCCCCTGGGGTCCACTATACAACATGTCCCGGGGAGAGCTCCTTGTACTGCGGAAAACCCTGCGGGAACTCTTGGACAAGCagttcatacgtgttagtgattcccctgcagctgcaccagtcctatttgtcaagaaacctgggggtggcttgcgattttgttgTGACTATCGTGCCCTTAATGCAATCTCCAAGAAGGACCGATATCCACTGCCCCTGATTAATGAGACTCTGGAGCGTATTGGAAAAGCTAGATGGTTTACCAAGCtggatgttattgccgcCTTCCATAAGATCCGCATTGCGAAGGGATATGAATGGTTAACTGCATTCCGCACACGTTTTGGCCTTTTTGAATGGCTAGTCACACCTTTCGGCCtcgccaatgcaccgagcaccttccaacgctatgtgaACTGGACTCTACAGGAattccttgatgaatttgtgtCTGCATACCTAGATGACATCCTAGTTTTCTCCTCTGGATCCCTTCAGGACCACCGTGAAAAAGTCTCCAAAGTCCTGCAACGGCTCAAGGATGCTGGTCTTCAGCTTGATATTGACaagtgcgaatttgaagtacaATCCACCAAGTACCTGGGCTttattattgaggcaggcaAAGGCATCCGCATGGACCCTGCCAAATTATCAGCTATCAAGGATTGGACAGCCCCAACTAGTGTACGGGGGGTGCGTTCCTTCCTAGGGTTCGCCAATTTTTATCGACGGTTCATACGAAACTTTGCAAATATCACAGCACCACTCACTGCACtcaccaagaaggaagcaaaATTCACATGGAATTCAGATGCTGACAAGGCTTTCAACCAGCTCAAGGAGATGTTTACCACTGCACCTATCTTAacgcaatttgatccagaccgcgctacagtggtagaggctgactcctctggctgggctactggtggtgtattgtcccaatatgatgacaatggggtACTGCGCCCAtgtgccttcttctcaaaaaagaactcacctgcagaatgcaactatgagatccatgacaaggagttgctagcaatcatcaattgtttgaaggaatgggaatcagagctcattaGCACACCCAAGTTCATCATTATCACTGATCATAAGAATCTCCGCTATTTTATGAAACTGCGACGCCTTAATGAACGACAGATGCGCTGGGCAGATATATTGAGCCGCTATGACTTCTACCTCCAGTACCGACCTGGGAAACTTGCCCTTACTCCTGACGCCCTATCTCGCCGAGATCAAGACATGCCCAACGACCCAGGTGATGAACGACTGCAGATGCGAGAGAAGCGCCTCTTGGACCCTAATGCATTTGTTGAGACCAGTGAATGCACCATATGCTGTGTGTCAGCTGTACAGGTCGACAAGTCCATTCAAATCCTACCAATCCATACTAGTAATGGAActacagaaaatgaaaacacCACCTCAGATCTTGAACAGCAATGGAGCCATGCAGAAGCTGAGGATACCACTATGCCCATACTTTGTGATGCCATCCGTGCAGGATTACCTCATTTCCCTCCTGAATTGGGAATCCGGGTCTCAATTGGCGAATGTGAATTAGACTCTGATGGTCGGATCCTCTTTCGCAAACGACGATGGGTTCCCAATAATGAACCTTTACGAACAAGATTAATgcaagaagcccatgacTCCCCACTGTCTGGGCATCCAGGTAGCAATGCACTATATAGTCtacttgctcgacaacttttCTGGCCCAATATGAGTGCAGATGTGAAACGTTTTGTCAAGAATTGTGACCAATGTGGAGCTACCAACATATGGCGAGATCGACGACAAGGACTGCTGAAACCCTTACCTATCCCAGATCGCAAATGGCGTGAACTCTCCATGGATTTTATAGAAGGACTGCCAGAGTCAAATGGTTACAGTGCTATCCTGGTGATAGTAGACCGCCTCACAAAAGGGACTATCCTAATCCCTTGTGCAAGGACAGGAAGTGACTACATTGTACCAAAGTTCCTGCAGCATGTTGTGGCATACCATGGCCTCCCAGCTGCTATCACCTCTGATCGCGGCTCACAGTTTGTGGGTGAACTCTGGGAACGCATGTGTAGCCTCCTCAAGATCAATCGACGCCTATCCACTGCCTACCACCCCCAAACTGATGGGCAAACAGAGCGCATGAATGCAGTTGTTGAGAGCTATCTCCGTAACTTTTGCAACTTTGCACAGGACAACTGGTCAGAAATCCTACCTATGGCGCAGCTTGCAATTGCCAACCAGACTGCAGCTTCTACTGGGTTCAGCCCCTTTTTCCTTGACCATGGGTTCCACCTGGAGACACTTCAACTAGTTGAACCAGTCATTgaagaactccaacaatCATCCAGTGGGTCTGCAGGTGCACGAATAGCTGACAAACTCAAGAATGCATTGGAGGTCGCTCAAAGTGAGTTAgctgcagcccaggaacGACAGGAACAATATGCCAACCGTTACCGAAACCTTGCACCACACtacaagcctggtgataaagtTTGGCTCGCCCTGCATAATATCCGAACAAGCCgtcccagcaagaagcttgatgtgCGCCAGGCCAAATATACTGTCCTAGCACAGATTAGCCCATATGCCTACCGACTGAACACACCAGAGGGTATCCAccctgtcttccatgttgacctcctccggccagcagcaaacaaCCCCTTTCCCAGTCAGCGCAATGACGACTATCAGCCCCCAGCTGTGCTTGTtgacggcgaggaagaataccAGGTGGAGCGTATACTGGACTACCGACAGATCCGCCGTGGACGGGGATTTCAGCGACAATACCTAGTGAAATGGACCGGTTATCTACATCCTGAATGGACTGCTGCGCACAACATGGAGAATACCGCCGCACTGGATGAATGGGAGCAACGCCACGGAAGCCAGAGCcctgtgagggatggggatgattcttag
- a CDS encoding uncharacterized protein (COG:S;~EggNog:ENOG410Q2W9), producing MYNAAILGGAAMAALSMIPSCPAPIGLIVTGLAAPLAGGLTYIGINSNVNYKRDVGGMRKVARVNGYPGVSQQSYDQCKDSNNGAKVTVTQTAESSFRMDGVTPECMDLASLFTSSGSLYPCGSACLQYDNLDSADVANLQNTIQSLLN from the exons ATGTACAACGCAGCAATCCTCGGTGGCGCCGCTATGGCTGCCCTCTCCATGATTCCCTCCTGCCCGGCCCCCATTGGCCTGATCGTCACTGGTCTCGCTGCTCCCCTTGCTGGTGGCCTGACCTACATTGGCATCAACTCCAACGTCAACTATAAGCGGGACGTCGGGGGCATGCGTAAGGTCGCTCGTGTCAATGGCTACCCCGGTGTCTCGCAGCAGTCCTATGACCAGTGCAAGGACTCCAACAACGGCGCCAAGGTCACCGTCACCCAGACCGCTGAGTCCA GTTTCCGCATGGACGGTGTTACCCCCGAGTGCATGGACCTGGCTTCTCTGTTCACCAGCAGTGGCTCTCTCTACCCCTGCGGCTCTGCCTGCCTTCAGTACGATAACCTGGACAGTGCTGATGTCGCCAACCTGCAGAACACTATCCAGAGCCTTCTGAATTAA
- a CDS encoding uncharacterized protein (COG:S;~EggNog:ENOG410PKUT;~InterPro:IPR011990;~PFAM:PF07721,PF13374,PF13424;~TransMembrane:1 (i196-215o);~go_function: GO:0005515 - protein binding [Evidence IEA]), with the protein MEVISSSQQDDIYSAFDLSFDYLKRKQTVESQDAIEILNVVSFYHFRNIRVDIFERALENRQTSTTASTFREALTRRLQPPVLLPRFLRRDVADTEPLYVKSALRELYICSLINYEEGTNKFYLHPLVHTWARDRINPSQRKVWAYIALNTLLEAVTLPSGKDHETDSQFLRDIIPHLDECIAASPVEIKIFNSRLGSFGFIGLNLILPTMFYILRAQARTAAKCGYLYAQSGRFSQSAHYLSMVKDLMVQTLGYDNEITQRATLFLADILWGLGQLKDCITLQSQIVEVRTRRLGTFHRETLQAMAKLGHSFWLNGQYVESLHVLEDTARMSSEALGPKDLDTLIALDHLGVTLGSWQRYQESKALHEKVLEIRKDILGEDDLETLTTMSNLAMAMLDLEQREQAQRMMHLVYETRKEKLGKEHPYTLWALCYLSKVHVELGRLGEAEDMLVGGIAAGKRSLGDEHLGVLMGCGELARVYARQGRLDEAEELSQSTLRRVKESRGSEHYDYIFGMWKLGQLYELQSQVARALDAYRIALENTEARLTTEHPLSKQIELRIIALGGFSLPTYEKGADVETDVDKQRSVHDSLWPST; encoded by the coding sequence ATGGAAGTCATTTCCAGTTCTCAGCAAGATGACATTTACTCTGCGTTCGATCTCTCTTTTGACTACCtcaaaagaaagcaaaccGTCGAGAGCCAGGACGCTATAGAGATCCTCAATGTTGTCAGTTTCTATCACTTCCGGAACATTCGTGTAGACATATTTGAAAGAGCTCTGGAGAATCGGCAGACCTCCACAACTGCTTCTACGTTTAGGGAAGCCCTGACTAGGCGCCTTCAACCTCCAGTTTTGCTTCCACGTTTTCTCCGACGAGATGTTGCAGATACGGAGCCGCTTTACGTGAAGTCTGCACTGAGGGAGCTATACATATGCTCTCTCATTAACTACGAAGAAGGTACTAACAAGTTCTACCTGCATCCGTTAGTACATACCTGGGCCAGGGATCGCATCAACCCAAGCCAACGAAAGGTCTGGGCTTATATTGCCCTGAACACCCTCCTGGAGGCTGTTACATTGCCATCAGGAAAGGACCATGAAACAGACTCACAATTCCTGAGGGACATTATCCCCCACCTCGACGAATGCATTGCTGCGAGTCCAGTCGAAATCAAGATCTTCAACAGTCGGCTTGGTAGCTTTGGATTTATAGGTCTTAATCTGATTCTGCCAACTATGTTTTACATCCTGCGAGCCCAAGCTCGAACTGCTGCCAAGTGCGGCTATTTATATGCTCAATCAGGTCGCTTTTCCCAATCAGCCCATTACCTCTCAATGGTGAAGGATTTAATGGTACAGACCCTGGGATACGACAACGAGATCACGCAGAGAGCAACCCTATTTCTCGCGGATATTCTCTGGGGCTTGGGGCAATTGAAAGATTGCATCACTCTACAGAGTCAGATTGTCGAAGTCCGTACGAGACGTCTCGGCACTTTTCATCGTGAGACCTTGCAGGCTATGGCAAAATTGGGCCATTCATTTTGGCTGAATGGGCAATATGTCGAGTCCTTGCATGTACTTGAAGACACTGCGCGAATGTCAAGCGAGGCATTGGGTCCCAAAGATTTGGACACGCTCATTGCATTAGATCATCTTGGAGTAACATTAGGTTCATGGCAAAGATATCAGGAAAGTAAAGCCCTACACGAGAAAGTTCTGGAGATCCGGAAAGACATCTTGGGCGAGGACGACTTGGAGACCCTGACCACAATGAGCAATTTAGCCATGGCTATGTTAGACCTTGAGCAACGAGAACAAGCGCAACGAATGATGCATCTGGTGTACGAAACGCGCAAAGAAAAGCTAGGTAAAGAGCATCCGTACACTTTGTGGGCACTGTGTTATCTCTCAAAAGTCCATGTGGAGTTAGGACGTCTTGGCGAGGCAGAGGATATGCTGGTGGGTGGGATTGCGGCGGGGAAACGGAGCCTTGGTGACGAGCATCTTGGTGTCCTCATGGGATGCGGGGAACTTGCACGGGTATATGCACGACAAGGCCGTCTCGATGAGGCTGAAGAACTCTCGCAGAGCACACTTCGAAGAGTTAAAGAGTCTCGCGGCAGTGAGCATTATGATTATATTTTTGGGATGTGGAAACTCGGTCAACTCTACGAACTGCAAAGTCAAGTTGCTAGGGCACTGGACGCATATCGAATTGCGCTCGAGAATACCGAGGCACGTTTGACCACAGAGCATCCACTCTCTAAGCAAATCGAATTACGGATAATTGCACTGGGAGGCTTTTCATTGCCTACGTATGAGAAGGGCGCAGATGTTGAAACTGATGTTGACAAACAACGTTCTGTACATGATAGCCTTTGGCCTTCCACTTAG
- a CDS encoding uncharacterized protein (COG:Q;~EggNog:ENOG410PMKD;~InterPro:IPR001128,IPR036396,IPR002974;~go_function: GO:0005506 - iron ion binding [Evidence IEA];~go_function: GO:0016705 - oxidoreductase activity, acting on paired donors, with incorporation or reduction of molecular oxygen [Evidence IEA];~go_function: GO:0016712 - oxidoreductase activity, acting on paired donors, with incorporation or reduction of molecular oxygen, reduced flavin or flavoprotein as one donor, and incorporation of one atom of oxygen [Evidence IEA];~go_function: GO:0020037 - heme binding [Evidence IEA];~go_process: GO:0055114 - oxidation-reduction process [Evidence IEA]), with the protein MAIQTVICGVLLAVLGHVFYHLAVVRYGDYQRDSKLGRQNGCELPPELPKKWPLGIDRIKELWTSNAEGRLLAFLCSVANDYEPGNSLCQYLLFGPRAFHVLRPENVEAVLSTNFKDYGFGARPDIFAPLLGSGIFTQEGPSWKHSRELLRKQFSRVQSRNLNHFHEHADNLIACMPSSGVVDLQPLFFNFTLDTATALLFGKSVYSLKADTEQDASNKLFSESFNIAQEGLAKRFRIAPWHFLYNPPAFQKACANVHRFVEQYIDSLD; encoded by the exons ATGGCGATCCAAACCGTGATTTGTGGTGTCCTTCTAGCCGTCCTTGGCCACGTCTTCTATCACCTAGCGGTCGTACGTTATGGGGATTACCAG AGAGACAGCAAATTAGGACGTCAAAACGGCTGTGagctccctccagagctgcCTAAAAAATGGCCTCTGGGTATCGATCGAATAAAAGAATTGTGGACATCCAACGCAGAGGGCCGACTTCTTGCATTCTTGTGCTCGGTAGCAAATGATTACGAACCCGGAAATAGCCTTTGTCAATATTTGCTATTTGGACCACGAGCTTTCCATGTTTTACGTCCAGAGAATGTGGAAGCAGTACTATCTACCAACTTCAAAG ATTATGGCTTTGGCGCGAGGCCAGATATTTTTGCTCCGCTATTGGGCAGTGGCATCTTCACCCAAGAAGGTCCTTCGTGGAAGCATTCTCGCGAGCTTTTGCGTAAACAATTCTCTCGAGTCCAGAGTCGCAATCTAAACCATTTTCATGAGCATGCTGATAACTTAATAGCTTGTATGCCGTCAAGTGGAGTCGTCGATCTCCAACCGCTATTTTTCAATTTTACCCTTGACACAGCAACAGCCCTTTTGTTTGGGAAATCAGTCTACAGCTTGAAAGCGGACACTGAACAGGATGCTAGTAACAAGCTCTTTTCTGAGAGCTTCAATATAGCGCAGGAAGGTTTGGCCAAAAGGTTTCGCATCGCACCTTGGCATTTTCTCTACAATCCACCGGCATTTCAGAAGGCTTGTGCGAACGTACACAGATTCGTCGAACAGTACATCGACAGCTTGGATTGA
- a CDS encoding esterase/lipase family protein (COG:S;~EggNog:ENOG410QDUK;~InterPro:IPR007751,IPR029058;~PFAM:PF05057): METTQQIFGVQELYRPADGNAEVDIVAVHGLNGNAMMTWTARAENICWLNHPEFLPKYIRNARVLVWGYNANVSSITGATSSNRILQHAQTLVHQLEADRDLENASTRPIIFLCHSLGGIIVKRAIAYSASRKAPKLAHIQSIYTSTSAILFFGTPHHGSSKARLLGNLQKFVRLAMPSNVANFENSLVDALKEQSEILQNINDQFVPLMAEFRIYFFWEQEKTDLKYAKEYVVEEFSAAPILDNTERCGIAADHRGMCKFNNNCSQGFRTAISALRRYAREAPEVVRVRHKRAMKALQENQMYQAADVLRGIELERPSPWFVALDRTDTPHLRPGSHVLEGQ; encoded by the exons ATGGAGACCACTCAGCAGATTTTTGGGGTCCAGGAATTGTACCGCCCCGCTGATGGGAACGCAGAGGTAGA CATTGTTGCCGTTCATGGGCTCAACGGCAATGCTATGATGACATGGACAGCACGCGCAGAGAATATTTGCTGGTTAAATCATCCAGAATTCTTGCCAAAATATATTCGAAATGCCCGCGTTCTCGTTTGGGGATATAATGCGAACGTGTCGTCCATCACGGGAGCAACTAGCTCGAACCGGATTCTCCAACATGCTCAAACCCTTGTGCATCAACTTGAAGCAGATAGAGAT CTAGAAAATGCGAGTACAAGACCTATAATCTTCTTATGTCACTCACTAGGAGGCATCATAGTTAAGAGG GCCATAGCTTATTCTGCTAGCCGGAAAGCCCCGAAGTTAGCACATATCCAATCTATCTATACAAGTACCTCTGCAATCCTCTTTTTCGGCACGCCACACCACGGGTCCAGCAAAGCTCGGCtcctgggaaacctacaaaagtTCGTCCGCCTCGCTATGCCAAGCAATGTCGCCAATTTTGAGAACAGCCTTGTAGATGCGCTCAAAGAACAGTCCGAAATCCTTCAGAATATTAACGACCAGTTTGTCCCCCTTATGGCTGAGTTTCGTATCTACTTCTTCTGGGAGCAGGAGAAAACGGATCTAAAGTACGCCAAGGAATATGTCGTTGAGGAATTCAGCGCCGCACCGATCCTAGACAATACGGAGAGATGTGGGATTGCTGCAGATCACAGGGGGATGTGCAAATTTAACAACAATTGCTCACAAGGCTTCCGAACCGCAATATCTGCGCTTCGAAGGTACGCTCGAGAGGCTCCCGAGGTGGTCCGCGTAAGACACAAGAGGGCAATGAAAGCGTTACAAGAAAACCAGATGTATCAAGCTGCTGATGTTTTGAGAGGCATTGAGCTTGAACGTCCCAGTCCGTGGTTCGTTGCCTTGGATAGAACCGACACACCCCATCTACGACCGGGGTCTCATGTTTTAGAGGGACAATGA